GCGGGTGATGGCAGGTTGCGCAGGCAATATTCCTGTTGCCGGACAGGATCTTGTCGTAAAAGAGGAGCTGACCGAGCGCGGCCTGTTTGCGGTCAAAGACGATAAAATCTTCCTGCGTCAAGGGCGCAGGCAGATCCGCAGCAAGAGCCGACGCTGAAAGACAAAAAATCAGAGGGACCGACCGGAGACCATGAAGACAAAACTGAAGGCCAGTTTTCTTGCGCTGATGCTCCTTGCCACCCCGGCCGCGGCGGAAATCGAGGAAGCCCGCGACCTGATGGAAGCCAATCGCTTCGAGGAGGCGATGAAGGAACTGTGGCCGGCGGCCCGGTCCGGCAATGCCGACGCGGAAGAGCTGATCGGCATCATGTACGCGATGGGGCTCGGGGTTGAGCGCGATGACCAGCGGGCGTTCGAATGGTACCTGAGAAGCGCGATGAAGGGACATCCCGGCGCCCAGTCCGGTGTCGGCTGGTACTACGAAATCGGCCGCGGCATGCCGGCGCCGGATCTCGTGCGGGCCTACATGTGGTACACGCTCTCGGCCGTCGGTGGCGATCCCGATGCTGCGATCTCGCTGGAAGAGGTGGTCAAGAAGATGACCAAGGAAGAGATTGAAAAGGCGCATATCCTGGTCGATGACTACAAGGTCTGGATGTATCCGTTCCGGTGATGGTTTCAGTTGTCTGAAGTCCGCTCGGCGCAGCGCTCTCTTGAAAGAGCGCCAGGCGGAAGGGACTGGCTGAAACAAACTGCTCTTTCGTCATCCCATGGCTTGACCATGGGGTCCATGCCGTTGCCTTTCCCAAGACAAAAGCCGAATTCAAGGCAAGGTCACGGCATGGATTGCTGGGTCAAGCCCTGCAATGACGAAGCAAAAAGGGATTGCAAAACCGCGCCCCATGACGAAGGGGCGCGGCATGCTTTGTTTATCAGTTCAGGTCCGCGTCACGCGCACCGTTGACGTCGGCTTCAGCCGCGGCCACGGCTTCTTCCAGGGCGCCGAAGATTTCGCCGCCACGGGTCACGTTGTCCTTGAACCAGGCATAGACCGGGGTCGCTGCTTCCTTGAAGGCGGCCTTCTGTTCCGGGGTCGGAACATAGAGATCGCCGCCACCGGCAACAAAGTCTTCATAAGCCTGGATCGACTTGCGCTTCGGCGAGGCGAAGGTGGCCTGCTGCAGGGCATAGAACCCGTCAACAACAACGCGGCGCATGTCTTCCGGCATGGACAGGAACTTCTCGTTGTTCATCCACCACAGGGCGCCCATGTAGGCATGGCCGTCCAGCGTGACGTATTGCAGGCCGGCATCCGGGAACTTCATGCCCATGATGTCGGTGATACCGTTCTTAGACCCTTCGACAACGCCGGTCTGGAAGGAGGTGAACAACTCCGGCCACGGAATCGGGGTCGGGGAGGCCCCAAGGGCCTTCACCAGTTCCTGCGGCAGGTCGGCGACGACGGTCCGGATCTTCAGGCCTTCCATGTCGGACGGGTTGGCGATGCGGCGCTTGGTGTTGGCGAAGTTCCGCCAGCCGCCGGTATTGCCGATGGTCATCAGACGGATCGCGTTGTCGCTGTCCTCAAGCGCCATGTCACGCATGGTGCGGGTGAACTGACCGGACAGAACATGTTCGGCGATCCGGTCATCGCTCATCATGTAGGGCAGGTCGAGAACCTGCACATACGGGAAGATGCCCGATGCGCCGCCCGAGGTGGAGATGTAGATGTCGATCGCACCGCCGGCAACGCCCTGAAGGCACTCCGCGCCGTTGGAGCAAAGCTGCGTGCCGATGAAGAGTTCGACTTCGATGGCACCGTTGGAGGCGGCTTCGACGAAGTTCTTGAAGACGACGAGACCGTCATAGTCTTCGTCGTTCTCGTTGGAGTTGGCCGTTGCGCGCAGCGTGTAGTCCGCGGCGGCAGCGCTCAGTGCCGAGCCGGCGAGCATCGCCGCGACGGTGAGTGATTTCAGGGCAGTTTTGAGCATGTGGTTCCTCCCTTGGGTAAGCTCAAATCAGTTGGCAAATCCGGTCAGACGCGGGATCGTCATGGACAGTGCCGGGATGTAGGTGATCAGGAAGATCACGGCGATCTCCACCGCGAGAAACGGCAGAATGGCTTTCGCAATGGTCTCGACCCGTTCCTTTGACACCGAGGCCGCAACGAACAGGACCAGTCCCATGGGTGGCGTCGCCAGACCGATGGTCAGGTTGACGCTCATGATGATGGCGAAGTGGATCGGATCGACGCCCATTTCGATGAAGATAGGGCCGAGGATCGGGCCGAGAATGATGATCGCCGGGCCCGCGTCCAGGAACATGCCGACGATGAACAGGAGCAGGTTGATCAGGAACAGCAGGATCAGCGGGTTCTCCGACAGACTCAGCACGAAATCGGCCATGATCTCCGGGGCGTGACTGAGGCTGACCACCGTCTTGAAGGCCATGGCTGCGCCGACCAGCAGAAGCACCACGGCGGAGGTGATGCCGGCGCGGTTCAGGATGCCCGGCAGGTCCTTCATCTTGATGGAATGCAAGACGAAGAAGCCGATCAGGAGTGCATAGGCAACGGCAACCGCAGCCGCCTCGGTCGGTGTGAACACACCGATCAGGATACCGCCCAGGATGATGATCGGCGTCTGCAAAGGAGCAACCGCCTTTTTGCAGACCGTGCGGAAATCCGCCGAAACCGCACCGCGCAAGCTGATCAGGATGCCGTGTGAAACTGCCAGGAGCACCAGGAAGAGGATCATGCCCGTCAGTCCGGACAAGTCGACGAAGAGTGTCGCCACCATCATCAGAAGGGTCGCCAGATTGAGCCGCAGCAGCAGCAGGGAAACCCAGTATTCAACCGGGGCCATCTTCTGTCCGGGATTGACGATTCGCTGGGCCTTGGGCAGGTCGTACTTGTCGGCCATCAGGCGGACCACCAGCATCAGGCCGACCCCGACCATGACGCCCGGTACAATCCCCGCCAGGAACAGTGCTGCAACACTTTCCCCCATGACATAGGCGTAAATGATCATGATGCCGGAGGGCGGAATGATCGGGCCGATGACGGAGGAGGCCGCGGTCACGGCCGCAGCAAACTTGCGGGTGTAACCCTGTTTTTCCATGGCCGGGATCAGCATGGATCCGAGCGCGGAGGTATCGGCGACCGCGGAACCGGACAGGCCGGCAAATAGCATGGAGGACAGGATGTTCACATGGGCGAGACCACCGCGCAGATGCCCCATCAATGCTTGCGAGAATTCGACCAGGCGGGTGGTGATGCCACCCTTGTTCATCATCTCGCCGGCGAGCATGAAGAACGGAATCGCCATCAGAGGAAAGCTGTCCATGCCGTTGTAGACGTTACGGTAGAGCAGCGTGATGTCGCGTTCCTGGCCGTTCAGCCACAAGAGCATGCCGGGTGCGGCCAGAAGGCCGAAAAACACCGGCAGGCCGATCATCAGGAAAACGAGAAAGACGGGAAGAAACCAGATCAGCATCAGTCAGCTCCCGCCATGTCAGCATCCGGAATGACAGGCAGCCGCTCGCCGCCACCGAGTGCCGAAATAAGATTGCGCAGGATCAGCTCGATATTGACGAGCACCAGCAGCACGACACCGACAAAGAGCGACATCATCATCCAGCTGCGCGGGACGCGGATCCATTCCGACAGGGTCAGGTTTCCGGGAACATAAAGCGAGGCGGTGGCAAACTTGCCGCCGAAGCCGGTCACTTCGGCATAGCCGATCTGAACGGCGATCACGAGAACGGCAAGGGAGATCAGGAGGAGCAGAAGGGAAAGCAGGTTTCCCAGCATGCGCGGCAGCGCCATGGGCAGCATGTCAATGGCAACAAACCCGCCGCGCCGAAAGGCAGTCGGGGCCATCAGACCGGTCATCCAGAGCATGCAGAACCGGGCGGCTTCGTCCGGCCAGGGCAGGGCGTTGTTGAACACATAGCGGAAAACGACCTGAATCAGGATCGCAACCACCATCAGGGCCACGGCAACGATGCCGATCCAGCGGCCGATGCGCAAGAGATGCGAATTCAGCCAGTCGAGCGGCGCAAGGGCCGCCAGCAATATGCCCATCAGGGCTCCTCCCTAGATCGACCGGCCTGGTCCCGCAATCGCAGTCATGCCGGTCTTTTGAAGGTGCTGGAGCTTCGTCCAGTTCGTCCGGACTTGTTGTGCCCCAACACCTTCGTTCCGAGCGGGCCGTTCACCGGCCCGCTTTCCCCCTCACTCTGGCGCGATTTGACCCAATTTGCCCGCAAAAAACGTAAGGGCATCGCCATGGCGCATTTCCGCCTGCATCACCTGGCCCAGAACGATCAGATGATCGCCGCCCTCATAGGCCGCAAAACGCTGGCACTCGAAGCGCGCCAGGCAGTTCTCGATCAGCGGCACGCCCCTGTCGTCAATCCGGTGCGGCAGCTGGTCGAACGCATGCGCGTTGCGCACGAACCCGTTGCAGACCTCCGCCTGATGATGGCTGAGCACGTGGATCGCGTAATGTTCAGCCGTTTCGAAGTAGCGGAACCGGCGCGAACCCTTGTCCGGCATCCACAGCACCAGCGGCGGATCCAGGGACACGGAAGAGAAGCTGTTGGCCGTGATCCCGACCGGACCGTCCTCCGAGTGGGTCGTCACCACGGTGACCCCGGTGGCGAACCGCCCGAAGGCGTCGCGCAGGAGACGCGTATTGTCCGTGTCAGGCTCGAATGTGACGGGATGATTGGCATTCTGCATGGTCATCAGGGCACCTCTTGTCCAAGGGCCGCCTCGTAAAGACGGTACCAGGTTTCGCGGTCCAGGTTGACTTTCAGGGCATCGGAGATCCGGGAAATCCGGTCCAGATTGTTGGTGCCCATGACCGGCATCAGCTTTGCCGGGTGTGCAAGCAGGAAGGCGACCGCCACCGCGGAACGGTCAACGCCGTTTTCCAGTGCGAGTTCATCCATGACCTTGCCAAGCGCTCCACCCTCGGTGATCAGGTCGCCGCCGCCAAGCGGGGACCAGGCCATCAGTTTCGTGCCGAGACGCTGGTGGAAGGCGAGATCGCCATTGGTGAAGGGTGAAATCTCCTTCAGCGAAATCTCGATCTGGTTGGTCACAAGTTTTGCCGACATCGCCGACTGCAGCAGCTCCCAGTCCCAGGGACGGAAATTGGAAACGCCGACATTCCTGACCTTGCCGCTCTTGATCAGGTCATCGAGCGCGGCGCCGGTCTCATGGTGGTCCATGAACGGGTCCGGGCGATGGATCAGGAGAAGATCGACGGTTTCGATCCCCATGTCGCTGAGCGAGAAGTCGACAGCCCGCTCGATATGGGCCCGGGAAGTGTCGTAATGTTTCACCTTGGCATCGGCATAGCGCCCCATCGGCGCGACGATGTCGCATTTGGTGACGATTTCCATGCGGTCACGAAGCGCCGGGTTGGCCTTCAGTGCACCACCCAGCACGGCTTCCGCCGCGTAGCCACCATAAATGTCGGCCTGGTCGAAAGTGGTAATGCCCTGGTCGAGGCAGGACTGGATCTTTTTCTCCACATACGCGGGCGAGGTATCCGTGTCGTCACCAAGACGCCACATGCCGTAGATCAGGCGGGAGAATTCGAGAGTGTCGGAGAGACGGACGCGTTCCATTAACGACGGACTCCATTGCCAAGCGGGGTTGCTGGGGTTTCGGCCGGAACGCGGCCATAGGCGTGCGGAAGCGAGCAGGTCTTCAGATTCGGCAGGACACGCGCGCCGAAATGCTTGGCTTCCTCAAGGTGCGGATACCCGGAGAAAATGAAGGCGCGGATGCCCATCTTCTGGTAGCCCTCGATTTTCGACATCACCTGGTCGGTCGAGCCGACAAGCGCGGCCCCGCAGCCGGAGCGCGCCCGGCCGACACCTGTCCAAAGGTTCTGCTCGATATATCCGAACTCGTCCGCGACCTCGCGGTTCTTGGCCTGGTGGCTGACGCCGAGCGACTTGGCGTCAAGCGCCCGTTCGCGGATGGCCGTGCCCTGATCGTCATCCAGCTTGGAGACGATATAGTCGGCATATTCCTGAGCTTCCTTTTCCGTGTCGCGGACGATCATGTGAACGCGCAGACCATAGTCGAGCGTGCGGTTGTAGTTTTCGGCGACCGCGTTGACCGCTTTCATGCGGCCTTCCAGCTCTTCCATCTTTTCCGGCCACATCAGGTAGACATCGCAATGCTGGCCGCACAGGTCGAGCGCCGCAGGGGAGTATCCGCCGAAATAGAGCAGGGGGCCGCCAGTCTGGTAAGGCCGCACCGGGTCGGTGGTGAGACCCTTGAAATTGTAGATCTCGCCTTCGTAGTTGATCTCGTCCCGGGTCCAGGCCTGTTTGAGGATCTCGACCACTTCGCGCGAGCGCTGGTAGCGGTAGCCGCTGTCTGCCTGCTCGCCCGGGAAGTCGGAGGAGATGATGTTGACGGTCAGGCGCCCCTTCAGCATGTGATCGAGCGTCGCGATGGTTCGCGCCAGCATGATCGGCTGCATTTCTCCGCAGCGCACAGCGGCGAGCAGGTTGATTTTTTCGGTGATCGGCGCGCAGCCGGCAACAAAGCTGAGCGTGTCCTGGCCCACCTGGTAGGAAGACGGGCACAGGATGTTGCGAAAGCCCTGGGCTTCAGCGGTCTTCACGATCGAAGAGCAATGCTCCCAGGAGGAGCGCAGGTCGCCTTCGGGAACCCCCAGAAACTGATAGTCGTCGGAACACAGCGCGGCGAACCAGGACACCTCCGCTGCATCAAGATCCGGTGACGTGACTGGGACTACTGACATGAAGGACCTCCCTTGGCGCTGCCCTTGCGGCGCAGCGGCGCCCCATTGCAGCCCTGGGAATGCAGGGTGGGACGCATGTGCTTTCGTTTGTTTTCGAATGGCTTCATTTCGCCGTCGATTTCCACTTGCATATCACCCGATTTGATGTAAATCAATAGTGTATCAATTTTGAAAAACAGGCAACCGAAATCGCCATGCCAACCGCCTCGCAGTCGCCAAATGCGCTGCCGCTCTATGTGCAAATAAGTGAACTCTTGATTAGGGATATCGCCGCCGGCCGCCTGATTGACGGCGAACGTCTGCCGCCTGAACGGGACATGGCGGAGGAGCTTGGCATTTCCATCGGTACCCTGCGCAAGGCCCTGGCCGATCTTACGGAAAAAGGCTTACTGGAGCGGATTCAGGGTTCGGGAAATTACATACGTCAGGGTGGGACCCAGGCGAGTGTCTACGCCATGTTTCGCCTCGAGCTTCTGTCCGGAGGCGGATTGCCGCGGGCGGACATCCTGACGGTCGACCGGATGGCAAAACCGGGTGAACTGCCGACCTTTGGCACGAGCAACGAGGGAACGCGCATCCGGCGTCTCAGATACCTCAATGACGTGATGATTGCGGTCGAGGAGATCTGGCTCGACGGCAATGCAGGCGTCGTCAAACGCGACCTCCTGTCCGATTCGCTTTACCGCTACTACCAGAAGCAGCTCGGTTTCTGGATTTCCCATGCGGAGGACAGGGTCACCATCGGTGCCTTGCCCGACTGGACACCTGAAGCGTTTCAGAAACCGGCAGGCACCCTCACGGGATACATCGAACGGTACAGCTGGGCCGACCGGCCGGAAGCCGTCGAATATTCGCGAACCTGGTTTGACACGGACCGGGCGCATTACGTTCAGCGACTGAAATAGGCAGGCCGACAAGCCGCCTCACAAGGAGAAGAAAATGCCTGCGAAGGTAAGATACGGTGTCATTGGCTGCGGGATGATGGGGCAGGAACACCTGCGCAACATCGCGCTCCTGCCGGACACCGAGGTGACGGTGATTTTCGAACCGGATGCCGAGATGGCGGCAGCTGCCGCGCAATTCGCGCCAGGCGCCCGGTTTGTGGCCTCGGTCGCGGAGCTGCTGGACGTCGAGGCGCTCGACTGCATTCTGATCGCCAGCCCGAACCATTGCCATGTGCCGCAGATGGAAGAAATCCGCCAGAAACGGCCGTTGCCGCTGCTGGTCGAAAAGCCGCTCTTCACGGATCCCAAGGACATTGCCGAACTCGAAACGTTCAAGGCGAACTATCCGGCACCTGTCTGGGTGGCCATGGAATACCGTTATATGCCGCCAATCGCCGCCCTGATCGAGCAGGCGGAGGCGGCAACCGGCGGCATCAAGATGCTGACGATCCGCGAACACCGTTTTCCGTTTTTGGACAAGGTCGGCGCCTGGAACCGGTTCAACAAGTATTCCGGCGGCACATTCGTCGAGAAATGCTGCCATTTCTTCGATCTGATGCGCCTGATCATGAAGTCGGAACCGGTGCGCGTGATGGCGTCAGCCGGACAGGACGCCAATCACAAGGACGAAATGTATGACGGCGAACAGCCGGACGTGCTCGACAATGGCTACGTGATTGTCGATTTCGAGAACGGCGCCCGCGCGATGCTGGAACTGTGCATGTTCGCCGAAGGCTCCCGCTACCAGGAAGAGGTCGTTGCCCTCGGACCTGACGGCAAGATCGAAGCCTTTGTGCCGGGCCCTGGACGGTTCTGGCCGGAAGATCTTGGCGAACCGCCGGTACCGCAGCTGGTGGTCTCGCCGCGCCACCCCAAGGGACCGCGCCAGATCGATATTCCTGTCGATCCGACCATTCTGGATGCCGGCGATCACAATGGTTCCACCTTCTATCAGCACGAAGGGTTCGTTGCCGTTGTGCGCGGCGAGAAAGCGCATCCCGAAGTGACCCTCACTGACGGCCGCCGGGCGGTGGAAATGGGGCTTGCCGCCCAGCAATCCGCGCGGACCGGTCAGGCCGTTTCGCTTGCCAGTCTGAAGCTTTCCTCGGTTGCTTGCTGAAAAGCGGTGTTTCCTCCGAGGTGACTTGCCGGCGTGACAGGATCACGCCGGCATTTTTCATTTTCCTTCGCGTTCGCTACCAGCGTGTTGTTCTGGGAGCGCTGTTGACCGCGTCCGTGCTGAACCCATCGCGTCCGCGGCGCATGTTGAGCGCGCGGATCGGCACCTTGTATTCCCGGCCCGTGTCGGATTTTCGGCATTGTTGGGTGCGATAGGCAATGTTGTCCGGAACACCTCTCGTGTTCTGCACCAGCACGCAGAAAACATCATAGCGGCCATTGATCGGCACGTCCCGGCGTGCGCCCTGGGCGACAATAACCTGCCGATGGCGGGTGAAGCCATTGTCAAATAGCAAGAAATTACAATATTTGGCGCTGCCGTTCGGACCGCGTGTGCTCTCACAAAAAAAGATTTCCGCGTCTGCAGACGTGGGAGGGGCGATTGCGAAAATCGCAGCCAGCCCCGAGAAGATGAGGCTGGTAGCCACAAAGCGGCGTAGTTCCGTCATGTCGTCGATCTCCGGGCGTGAAGCGCAATCCTGTCGTGTCAGGTTGCATTCAGTTTGTCACTATACGTAAGATCTGCATGTGACGCGCCGCACAGGGAACAGACGCGCCGCGTGTTATTTTCATCGGTTCGGAAAACCGCTCTGCCAGCCCGCAAATTGCCATGGTGCAAGATCAGTGTGGCCCGGACCCCAAGTCGATTGCCACTGGAGAGCCACCATGCGCAAGACGGTTTCCGTTGTTCTGTCCTCAGCCCTGATATTGCAGACGGTTTTTGTAAATGGCGTGTTCGCGGCGCCTGCCGTGACAACAGCGAATGTCAATTTCCGCCAAGGACCAGGCACCGGCTACGGTTCGCTCGGAACCGTTCCGTCCGGAACGCCGGTGGAGCTTGAAAACTGCGACGACAACGGTGCGTGGTGTTCCGTCAGTTTCAACGGCCAGAACGGTTTCATCAGCGGGCAGTATCTGCAACTGAGCGAAGCGGAGAAAACCACCGGCTGGCCGCGGTCCTTCCAGACAGACGCCGGCGCAACACTGGTGCTCTACCAGCCGCAATTCACCGAATGGGACAATTTCAAGACCCTGAAGGCGCTGGTGGCCGCCGAATACATCAAGGACAAGGACGCCAAGCCGGTGTTCGGTGTGATCGGTGTCAGCGGTGAGACCATCGCCGACCCGCAAAGCGGTGAGGTGGATGTCAGCAAGATCCAGGTGACACAGCTTGATTTTTCCGCCCTTGACCGTCAGTCGCTGACGGATCTGTCGCTGCAGGTCGGCAAGATCATGCCCACCGGCACGGTCACGGTGAAGGAAGATCGCATCACGGCAGGCCTTGCCGAATATCAGCGCATGGATGATGTCCAGGGCCTCAATGCCGAGGCTCCGCCGATCTTCATCTCCACCGAGCCGTCCATTCTTGTCCAGACCGAAGGCGCGCCGATTTTCGCCCCCGTCAAGGGCGATCAGGGACTGAGTTTTGTCGTCAACACCAACTGGGACATTCTCAAGGTGGACGACACGGAAGAGCTATATCTGCGGGATGAAAAGTCCTGGATGAGCACAAAGGATGTCTCCACAGGATGGCAGCCCGTCTCCGAACTGCCTGACCTGATCAAGTCCCTGCCGGATGACGACAACTGGAAGGAAACCAAGGAAGCCATTCCGGGGGAACCGTTCCCGGATAACAAGCCGCCGAAGGTGATCTATTCCGACAAGCCGGCAGAAATGATCGTGTTTGAGGGGGAGCCCAAGCTGGAGCCGGTCGCGGGCACCGATCTGGAATGGGCCTCCAACACGGACAGCGATGTCTTCTTCCTGAAGTCGACCTCGACCTGGTACATTCTTGTCTCCGGCCGCTGGTTCAAGTCCGCCTCGCTGGACGGTCCCTGGGAATTCACCACGCCGGACATGCCCTCCGACTTCCTGAACATTCCGGAAGATGCGCCGTATTATTCGGTGCGCTCGTCCATTCCGGGCACATCAGAAGCCTCGCAGGCGCGTCTGAAGGCCAGCATTCCGACCACCGCGCGTGTCGAAATCGGTTCGGTCAGTGCTGATGTCGCCTATGCGGGCGATCCGGAATTTGAGCCCATCGAGGGCACGTCCATGTCCTATGCGGTCAACACAAGCGACCAGGTGATCCAGGTCGGAGCCAAATACTACGTTCTGCAGGACGGTGTCTGGTTTGTCGGCGACAGCCCGGAAGGACCGTTTGAGGTCGCGACTGCCGTTCCGGACGAGATCTACACGATCCCGCCATCGTCGCCTGTCTACAACACCACCTATGTGCGGATCTATCAAAGCGAACCGGAAGCCGTCTGGTACGGCTACACGATGGGTTATCTGACCGGCTTCCTTGCCTGGGGCGTCTTTGTTTATGGCACCGGCTACTATTACCGGCCCTGGTACCGTCCGGGTTTCCGGCCGATCTACTATCCGCGTCCCGTGACCTACGGCATCGGTGCCTACTACAATCCCATCCGCGGCACCTACGGTCGCTACGGTTACGCCTATGGCCCGCGGCGCGGTATTGCCGCCGGCGGCATCTACAATCCGCGGACAGGCGGCTATATCCGCGGGGCTGCCATCAGCGGCCCGCGCGGCAGCGCAGGGTTCATCACCGCCTATAATCCGCGCACGGGGAACCGGATCGTCGCCGGCGGTGCCCGAGGTATTTATGGCTCCTGGGGCGGGGCAGTCGTGTCCGGCCCGCAATGGGCCCGCACAAGAGACCTGCAGTCCGGGGCGGTCAATCGCTGGAAACAGGACGGTGATCTGGGCCGGGTGGCCAATCTCGACCGGCGCGGCGACGTTTTCGCCGGGCGGGACGGGTCGGTCTATCGCCGCGACGGCGACAACTGGCAGCGTTTCGAAGGTGGACGCTGGAGCGGTGTCGATGCGCCGTCCCGTGATCAGATCTCGGATCGCATGGGAGACATTGGCGCCGGGCTTGCTGGTGGGGCAATCGGTGCCGGGGCAGGGGCGGCCATTGCCAACCGTCCGGCAGGAGACCGTGTGCAGAACCGGCCCAATGCAGGCAACCGTCCGAATGCGGGCAATCGGCCGACCAACCTGCCGGCCGGTCAGCGTCCCAACGTGCAACGGCCCGCACAGCAGCCGAATGTGCAGCGTCCGGCCCAACGACCGAATGTTCAAAGACCGGCCCAGCAACCGGCTCAGCGGCCCGCAACGCGGCCTGCGCAGCGTCCACAACAGGCGCCGGCACACCTGAACCGGGACCGCAGGGCCCGTGACGCCGGCAACCGCCAGGTCAACCGCCAGCGCAACGTCAACCGTTCCCGCCCGCAACAGGCCCGTCCGCAACAGGCGCGGCCGAATCGCGGCGGTGGCGGTCATCGCCGGGGGGGCGGCGGCCGTCGGCGGTGACGCAGAAGAAGGAGTGCATCATACACTCCGCTTCATCCTGCGGAAGCGCGTCAGCGCTGTCTTGACGAACCGGACACTTGTTTTGGACTGTTTGGCCCATCCTTCGAGACGGGCCAGACGGCCCTTGTCAGGATGACGAGGTTTGCTTGCTTGCGTTACTGATCGCGCGGGCCGTGTGAAGGCCTTCAAATCGGCAGGTTTCGCGCGTCCGCGATGGCTTCCATGGTCATGTAGGAGGTGACCGTGTCCAGGTCGACCTTCTCGATCAGGCGCTGATAGACCCGGTCGAAGGCGTTCATGTCCTCGACCACCACTTTCAGCATGTAGTCGTAATCGCCGGCGATCCGGTAGAAATCGATCACGTTCGGGATCGAGGTGACTTCACTTCGAAAGGTCTCCAGCCAGTCCTTGGAATGGTGCCGTGTGCGGATCATGACGAACACGGTCAGGTTCAATCCAAGTTGTTCCGGATCGAGCCGCACCGTGTGACTTTCGATCAGGCCGCTTTCATAGAGTGACTTGAGGCGCCGCCAACAGGCATTTTGCGAAAGACCGACCTCTTCGGCGAGCTCACGTTGCGACAACCTGGCATCGCGTTGCAGTGCGCGCAGAAGGGCGCGATCAATTTGATCGAATTTTTTCTCCATGTCAGATCAAATGACACAAAAATTCGAATTGGGCAATCGAGATAGGTGAGGATTCCTGATCCTTCTGGGTCGTATGATCTGCGAAATCAAGATTCGGAGCATCAGATGACCAAAAGCACCGGTACAGCCCTCGATCATTTCCGCAAGAGTCTTTCCGGCCCGGACCTGACGGCCCGCCTGCGTGCGGGGCTGATCGGCGAAGGAAAAACCATCACCGGTCCTTTCGGAGAGCGGGAGCTGATCTATGCCGACTATGTTGCCTCCGGTCGGGCCTTGCGCCAGGTGGAAGAGTTTGTGCTGGAAGAGGTGTTGCCGGTTTACGCCAACAGCCACACGGAAGCGTCCTATTGCGGTGGGGTCATGACCCGCATGCGGGAAGCTGCAAGGTCGGAGATCGCCCGCATCTGTGGTGCGGACGAGGCATTTGCCACCATTTTCTGCGGCGCCGGCGCAACGGCGGGTCTGAACCGGCTTGTGCATTTGCTCGGCGTTTCGGGTGCTGCGG
This genomic interval from Labrenzia sp. VG12 contains the following:
- a CDS encoding GntR family transcriptional regulator, whose amino-acid sequence is MPTASQSPNALPLYVQISELLIRDIAAGRLIDGERLPPERDMAEELGISIGTLRKALADLTEKGLLERIQGSGNYIRQGGTQASVYAMFRLELLSGGGLPRADILTVDRMAKPGELPTFGTSNEGTRIRRLRYLNDVMIAVEEIWLDGNAGVVKRDLLSDSLYRYYQKQLGFWISHAEDRVTIGALPDWTPEAFQKPAGTLTGYIERYSWADRPEAVEYSRTWFDTDRAHYVQRLK
- a CDS encoding Gfo/Idh/MocA family protein encodes the protein MPAKVRYGVIGCGMMGQEHLRNIALLPDTEVTVIFEPDAEMAAAAAQFAPGARFVASVAELLDVEALDCILIASPNHCHVPQMEEIRQKRPLPLLVEKPLFTDPKDIAELETFKANYPAPVWVAMEYRYMPPIAALIEQAEAATGGIKMLTIREHRFPFLDKVGAWNRFNKYSGGTFVEKCCHFFDLMRLIMKSEPVRVMASAGQDANHKDEMYDGEQPDVLDNGYVIVDFENGARAMLELCMFAEGSRYQEEVVALGPDGKIEAFVPGPGRFWPEDLGEPPVPQLVVSPRHPKGPRQIDIPVDPTILDAGDHNGSTFYQHEGFVAVVRGEKAHPEVTLTDGRRAVEMGLAAQQSARTGQAVSLASLKLSSVAC
- a CDS encoding SH3 domain-containing protein; translated protein: MRKTVSVVLSSALILQTVFVNGVFAAPAVTTANVNFRQGPGTGYGSLGTVPSGTPVELENCDDNGAWCSVSFNGQNGFISGQYLQLSEAEKTTGWPRSFQTDAGATLVLYQPQFTEWDNFKTLKALVAAEYIKDKDAKPVFGVIGVSGETIADPQSGEVDVSKIQVTQLDFSALDRQSLTDLSLQVGKIMPTGTVTVKEDRITAGLAEYQRMDDVQGLNAEAPPIFISTEPSILVQTEGAPIFAPVKGDQGLSFVVNTNWDILKVDDTEELYLRDEKSWMSTKDVSTGWQPVSELPDLIKSLPDDDNWKETKEAIPGEPFPDNKPPKVIYSDKPAEMIVFEGEPKLEPVAGTDLEWASNTDSDVFFLKSTSTWYILVSGRWFKSASLDGPWEFTTPDMPSDFLNIPEDAPYYSVRSSIPGTSEASQARLKASIPTTARVEIGSVSADVAYAGDPEFEPIEGTSMSYAVNTSDQVIQVGAKYYVLQDGVWFVGDSPEGPFEVATAVPDEIYTIPPSSPVYNTTYVRIYQSEPEAVWYGYTMGYLTGFLAWGVFVYGTGYYYRPWYRPGFRPIYYPRPVTYGIGAYYNPIRGTYGRYGYAYGPRRGIAAGGIYNPRTGGYIRGAAISGPRGSAGFITAYNPRTGNRIVAGGARGIYGSWGGAVVSGPQWARTRDLQSGAVNRWKQDGDLGRVANLDRRGDVFAGRDGSVYRRDGDNWQRFEGGRWSGVDAPSRDQISDRMGDIGAGLAGGAIGAGAGAAIANRPAGDRVQNRPNAGNRPNAGNRPTNLPAGQRPNVQRPAQQPNVQRPAQRPNVQRPAQQPAQRPATRPAQRPQQAPAHLNRDRRARDAGNRQVNRQRNVNRSRPQQARPQQARPNRGGGGHRRGGGGRRR
- a CDS encoding Lrp/AsnC family transcriptional regulator, which produces MEKKFDQIDRALLRALQRDARLSQRELAEEVGLSQNACWRRLKSLYESGLIESHTVRLDPEQLGLNLTVFVMIRTRHHSKDWLETFRSEVTSIPNVIDFYRIAGDYDYMLKVVVEDMNAFDRVYQRLIEKVDLDTVTSYMTMEAIADARNLPI